A genomic window from Alphaproteobacteria bacterium includes:
- a CDS encoding nucleoside triphosphate pyrophosphatase, protein MSKSLILASQSPRRLELLKQINIVPNKIIPADVDESCLKNELPSVCAKRLSLLKAEKIAETNPDAFILSADTIVACGRRMLGKPENETEARKFLDLLSGRRHRVYGGICLITPDGKKRIKLSQSIVRFKCLSKEEKENFIQSHEWVEKAGGYAIQGLAATFIDFISGSYSNIVGLDLCETNKLLKSADFNQIISKCK, encoded by the coding sequence ATGTCAAAATCCTTAATTTTAGCCTCTCAATCGCCAAGACGATTAGAATTGCTCAAACAAATTAATATAGTACCAAATAAAATAATCCCGGCAGATGTTGATGAATCTTGCCTTAAAAATGAATTGCCCAGTGTTTGCGCAAAAAGACTTTCATTGCTTAAAGCCGAAAAAATAGCAGAAACAAATCCTGACGCTTTTATATTATCAGCCGATACAATTGTTGCTTGTGGACGACGTATGCTAGGTAAACCTGAAAACGAAACTGAAGCACGCAAATTCTTAGATCTTCTATCCGGTCGTAGACACCGTGTTTATGGTGGCATTTGTTTGATTACACCGGATGGCAAAAAAAGAATTAAACTCAGCCAATCAATTGTACGATTCAAATGTCTTTCAAAAGAAGAAAAAGAAAATTTCATTCAATCGCATGAATGGGTTGAAAAAGCAGGTGGATACGCGATTCAAGGTTTAGCTGCCACTTTTATTGATTTTATATCCGGATCCTATTCTAATATCGTAGGTCTTGATTTATGCGAAACAAATAAACTTCTAAAAAGTGCAGACTTTAACCAAATTATTTCAAAATGTAAGTAG
- a CDS encoding OsmC family protein, translating into MTSQHMFRMHLEWEPNSSNNDSKNYKLQGIGDKPYIMASSAAAFQGDENRYNPEELLVGALASCHMLWFLYLAKLAQITVIDYKDEPEGILELQGSNGRFTEITLTPKITILEEDKIEEAKHLQEKAHQKCYIANSVNFDVKLNPHIIVKHKAA; encoded by the coding sequence ATGACATCACAACACATGTTTCGGATGCATTTGGAATGGGAACCAAATAGTTCGAACAATGATTCCAAAAATTATAAATTACAAGGTATAGGTGACAAACCATATATTATGGCCTCTTCTGCCGCTGCATTTCAAGGCGATGAAAACCGTTACAATCCGGAAGAATTACTTGTTGGCGCTTTGGCTTCTTGTCATATGCTATGGTTTCTATATTTAGCAAAACTTGCCCAAATCACCGTGATTGATTACAAGGATGAACCTGAAGGCATATTAGAGCTTCAAGGAAGTAATGGCCGTTTTACTGAAATAACCCTTACACCTAAAATCACGATTTTGGAGGAAGATAAAATTGAAGAAGCAAAACATCTTCAAGAAAAAGCGCATCAGAAATGCTATATAGCCAATTCAGTTAATTTTGATGTCAAACTTAACCCTCACATCATTGTCAAACATAAAGCCGCTTAA
- a CDS encoding DUF192 domain-containing protein yields the protein MIKKIFFILSLFAFNMNTNAMVVERSVIQTQSGQQYIFDTEVARTNNEKATGLSLRTVLPQNHGMLFIYPFPQLITMWMKNCFIPLDMMFIDATGRICHIVRHTIPNSPNHIYSNSMAKAVLEIGAGLTNAYNIHVGDRLIAPFIR from the coding sequence ATGATCAAAAAAATATTTTTCATACTCAGTCTTTTTGCATTTAATATGAACACAAATGCGATGGTTGTTGAACGAAGCGTCATTCAAACACAATCAGGACAACAATACATATTCGATACTGAAGTCGCGCGTACAAACAATGAAAAAGCAACAGGACTTAGTTTGCGTACTGTTTTACCACAAAATCATGGTATGCTTTTTATTTACCCTTTCCCTCAATTGATAACCATGTGGATGAAAAATTGTTTCATCCCTTTGGATATGATGTTCATTGATGCAACAGGACGTATTTGCCACATCGTAAGACATACAATTCCTAATTCACCTAACCATATTTACTCCAACAGCATGGCAAAAGCAGTTCTTGAAATTGGTGCGGGCCTTACAAACGCTTATAACATACATGTTGGCGATAGACTCATTGCCCCCTTCATTCGATAG
- a CDS encoding CDGSH iron-sulfur domain-containing protein, giving the protein MTIPKIAQKNPYCVEVIAQKKYAWCSCGESKEQPFCDGSHKGSGMLPVIYTPEENCTLYFCGCKQSKHQPFCDGSHNQL; this is encoded by the coding sequence ATGACAATACCAAAAATTGCACAAAAAAATCCTTATTGTGTTGAAGTTATTGCGCAGAAAAAATATGCTTGGTGTTCTTGTGGCGAAAGCAAAGAACAACCTTTTTGTGATGGGTCTCATAAAGGCTCTGGCATGCTACCTGTTATTTATACCCCAGAAGAAAATTGTACTTTATATTTTTGTGGCTGCAAGCAGAGTAAACATCAACCTTTTTGTGATGGTTCACATAATCAATTATGA
- the ispH gene encoding 4-hydroxy-3-methylbut-2-enyl diphosphate reductase, whose amino-acid sequence MQDLQVILASPRGFCGGVERAILIVEKALELYGAPVYVRHEIVHNKYVVDNLKAKGAIFVEELDEIPDDVPVIFSAHGVPKSVPLEAKNRKLHYLDATCPLVSKVHRESERLYAEGYHILLIGHKGHPEVIGTMGQLPDGAITLIEDLSQAESIIPTQTDRLSYVTQTTLSVDDTIEMIKTLKTRFPDIRGPKMEDICYATTNRQMAIKAIAEKCDAIIIIGSPNSSNSQRLVETALRHGCKKAQLILRVADIDWDWLKDVKNLGLSAGASAPEILVDEMIEALNKNYKVTVSEVKVADENIEFKLPRELVIA is encoded by the coding sequence ATGCAAGACCTTCAAGTTATTTTAGCAAGCCCTCGTGGTTTTTGTGGCGGTGTGGAACGCGCCATTTTGATCGTTGAAAAAGCTTTGGAACTCTATGGTGCACCCGTTTATGTACGCCATGAAATTGTGCACAATAAATATGTCGTTGATAATTTAAAAGCAAAAGGCGCTATTTTCGTCGAAGAATTAGATGAAATTCCTGATGATGTGCCTGTTATTTTTTCAGCTCATGGTGTCCCTAAATCAGTGCCCCTTGAAGCCAAAAATCGTAAACTTCATTATTTAGATGCAACCTGCCCTTTGGTTAGCAAAGTACACCGCGAAAGCGAACGTCTTTATGCTGAAGGTTACCATATTTTATTAATTGGACATAAAGGTCACCCAGAAGTAATCGGTACAATGGGTCAATTGCCAGATGGCGCCATTACGTTGATTGAAGACTTGTCACAAGCTGAGAGTATTATCCCAACGCAGACAGATCGATTAAGCTATGTCACACAAACAACTTTATCTGTTGACGATACAATTGAGATGATCAAAACATTAAAAACACGTTTTCCTGATATTCGTGGACCGAAAATGGAAGATATTTGTTACGCCACTACCAATCGACAAATGGCTATCAAAGCGATTGCTGAAAAATGTGATGCCATTATTATTATTGGATCCCCCAATTCTTCTAATTCTCAACGTTTAGTTGAAACAGCTTTACGACATGGTTGCAAAAAAGCACAACTTATTTTACGCGTTGCTGACATTGATTGGGATTGGCTTAAAGATGTTAAAAACTTAGGTCTTTCTGCAGGTGCCTCAGCCCCTGAAATATTAGTCGATGAAATGATCGAAGCATTAAACAAAAACTATAAAGTAACAGTTTCTGAAGTCAAAGTGGCAGATGAAAACATCGAATTTAAATTACCACGTGAATTGGTTATCGCGTAA
- a CDS encoding CarD family transcriptional regulator, whose amino-acid sequence MSTHTNMGFNAGDHVVYPTHGVGTIIGFECQAISGMSINLVVVEFERDRMTLRVPLTKATASGLRRLSTKDDMNLALTNLSKPTKIRKSMWSRRAQEYEMKINSGNPATIAEVVRELYKDDDADRSYSERQMYQAALKRLAREFAAVEKIDESSAAQRLEDLMRKVA is encoded by the coding sequence ATGTCTACACATACCAATATGGGATTTAATGCGGGTGACCACGTTGTTTATCCAACGCATGGTGTCGGAACGATCATCGGATTCGAATGTCAGGCCATTTCAGGCATGTCTATTAATCTAGTCGTTGTTGAATTTGAACGTGACAGAATGACTTTGCGGGTTCCTTTAACCAAAGCAACTGCTTCAGGTCTTCGTCGTTTAAGTACAAAAGACGATATGAATTTAGCACTTACAAATCTTTCAAAACCCACAAAAATTCGTAAATCAATGTGGTCAAGGCGTGCTCAAGAATATGAAATGAAAATCAATTCTGGCAATCCAGCAACGATTGCTGAAGTTGTGCGAGAGCTTTATAAAGACGATGACGCAGATCGATCCTATAGTGAACGTCAAATGTATCAGGCAGCGTTAAAACGTCTTGCGCGCGAATTTGCTGCGGTCGAAAAAATTGATGAATCAAGTGCTGCACAACGACTTGAAGATCTTATGCGTAAAGTTGCTTAA
- a CDS encoding glycosyltransferase: MSMLKTYILVIVFSIFIFTNNINAEILEIKNPNIISQGATVNTIKEWLSKKPASEAEAALYSNLLPDILFEQKQIKPNCLQIQSTEAGLASEGIFLVKINQKCININDTDKYKLQYVIKATDEKGLEEIKKLEFIQQSNLFKQIASPKNKDLPLAALALEPFHSFKQDNKTKYLIIQDAAQGKDLYKTIIDNDIKQIETAFKEFGKSSAKMHLLEMNPKSFLSAQDPSIINNLDPSKVYKTIIHGDAQLLNIFFDPDSKRITMIDNESFHRSMTSKLSIYYDLRNVMYGSIRGFQFPEACTTDNSLCDKIKTAYRSFMSEYIKAFPKEERAFVFDYFNYLLQENFIKKAQSDKSFSNNTIEPYITLTKNLTRYLNTNKNNILDGSTDENPGKQLYALIMNGESISVQEAFAAFGKASALTHLQEMDQNTLLSKTNPSILDNIKKGKSESFNPLETYKTNIYGNSQLLKVFYNPDSKNITIVDNEPNNSPKTSIYYGLKNIIYDSITKYNLGNFCFSNENICNNTEIAYQSFIKEYISAFPKTERPFIAFYIRNMLNVPFAESAQNDPNLTEDTKETFMAFANNLISYIFSNESIFIAAAESSHIMTDDSNLREKVENDQLSNASADQILYDFQSDLHPFLRKLNIQTSFQIVNETNSDVEVEIKTRKIVKREVVGKEKKRYSINKKDTFTFENKDKKSLDKVSIITPDNLFINPKWTKDKNIELHISNSEDKQFLYQYKPYNFDSESILFTPEEIEAEKRELKIFNDKNMAENPELSIDELRAKRLYKKSFKESYNNSYKFLKKMLQHEGAEIHATQALFQKLYDENNFGTLLKNDKNALNGEPRIPLITHKIWLTNPNKPSEMPDKYTEWYENTIKFNKPIDGWKHILWIQDRSLLPRTVELAEESGNIEVRELTNDILDQLQNKEVFLKSIAQNKFAMAADTLRVELLNIYGGIYLDTDYEGFHSFKGLNTLYDFYGAIEPMSHVIGNAILAAKPHHPVVEKMVELIGRNLSRDRRPDYLIPKDPKTKKPLYDENGDFLDQKRDTISITGPGMAVAAIALAIGRPGYRDIIFPPNVLYPIERGKALPEKYVLKQFGAAPTQSFGVHYWESVWLQPSISGAKG; encoded by the coding sequence ATGTCTATGTTAAAAACATATATTCTTGTTATAGTTTTTTCTATATTTATATTTACAAATAACATTAATGCTGAAATTTTAGAAATAAAGAATCCTAATATTATAAGCCAGGGAGCTACTGTTAATACAATTAAAGAATGGCTTAGTAAAAAGCCTGCATCAGAAGCTGAAGCTGCACTATATTCAAACCTATTGCCAGATATTCTATTCGAGCAAAAGCAAATAAAACCAAATTGTCTACAGATCCAATCGACAGAAGCAGGACTTGCAAGTGAAGGCATTTTTTTAGTTAAAATAAACCAAAAATGTATAAACATAAACGATACTGATAAATATAAATTACAATATGTTATAAAAGCTACAGATGAAAAAGGTTTAGAAGAAATTAAAAAATTAGAATTTATTCAACAAAGCAATTTATTTAAACAAATCGCATCACCCAAAAACAAAGACCTTCCTTTAGCTGCATTAGCTTTAGAGCCTTTTCATTCATTTAAGCAAGATAATAAAACCAAATATTTAATTATTCAAGATGCAGCACAAGGAAAAGATCTATACAAAACAATCATAGACAACGATATTAAACAAATTGAAACAGCCTTCAAAGAATTTGGTAAATCCAGCGCTAAAATGCATCTTTTAGAAATGAATCCAAAAAGCTTCTTAAGCGCACAAGATCCATCAATTATAAATAACCTTGACCCTTCAAAAGTATACAAAACTATCATTCATGGTGATGCTCAATTACTAAATATTTTCTTTGATCCAGATTCAAAGCGCATCACTATGATTGACAATGAGTCATTTCACAGATCAATGACTTCAAAATTAAGCATTTATTATGACCTTCGAAACGTTATGTATGGCTCTATTAGAGGATTCCAATTTCCTGAAGCTTGTACAACTGATAACTCCTTATGCGATAAAATAAAAACCGCCTATCGCAGTTTTATGAGTGAATACATCAAAGCATTTCCAAAAGAAGAACGCGCATTTGTTTTTGACTATTTTAACTACCTTCTACAAGAAAATTTTATCAAAAAAGCACAAAGCGATAAATCCTTCTCAAACAATACAATAGAACCCTATATCACTTTGACTAAAAACTTAACAAGATATCTTAACACTAATAAAAACAATATATTAGATGGAAGTACGGATGAAAATCCTGGCAAACAATTATATGCGTTGATCATGAATGGTGAATCTATTTCTGTTCAAGAAGCTTTTGCAGCCTTTGGAAAAGCATCAGCATTAACACATCTTCAAGAAATGGATCAAAACACACTATTAAGCAAAACAAACCCGTCTATTCTTGACAATATTAAAAAAGGGAAATCCGAATCATTTAATCCATTGGAAACATATAAAACAAATATCTATGGCAATAGTCAACTACTGAAGGTTTTTTACAATCCTGACTCAAAAAACATCACAATCGTTGATAATGAGCCTAACAATTCACCAAAAACAAGCATTTATTATGGATTAAAGAACATTATTTATGACTCCATCACAAAATATAACCTAGGTAATTTCTGCTTTTCAAATGAAAATATATGCAATAATACAGAAATTGCTTATCAAAGCTTTATAAAAGAATACATAAGCGCTTTTCCAAAAACCGAGCGCCCCTTCATTGCCTTTTACATTAGAAATATGCTTAATGTTCCCTTTGCAGAAAGCGCACAAAATGATCCCAATCTTACAGAGGACACAAAAGAAACATTCATGGCATTTGCCAACAATTTAATAAGTTATATTTTCTCTAATGAATCCATCTTTATAGCAGCTGCTGAAAGCAGCCATATTATGACAGATGATTCGAATCTTAGAGAAAAAGTAGAAAACGACCAATTATCCAATGCATCAGCAGATCAAATTCTTTATGATTTCCAATCTGATCTTCATCCTTTCTTAAGAAAACTAAACATTCAAACATCATTTCAAATTGTAAATGAAACAAATTCAGATGTAGAAGTTGAAATTAAAACACGAAAAATCGTCAAACGAGAAGTCGTTGGAAAAGAAAAGAAAAGATATTCAATTAACAAAAAAGATACCTTTACTTTTGAAAACAAGGACAAAAAATCTCTAGACAAAGTAAGTATAATAACACCTGACAATCTGTTTATTAATCCAAAATGGACAAAAGATAAAAACATAGAACTACACATTAGCAATAGCGAAGATAAGCAATTCTTGTATCAATACAAACCTTATAATTTTGATTCAGAATCAATTCTTTTTACACCAGAGGAGATTGAAGCTGAAAAACGAGAACTCAAAATATTTAATGATAAAAACATGGCTGAAAATCCTGAATTGAGTATTGATGAATTACGCGCTAAACGTCTATACAAAAAATCCTTCAAAGAAAGCTACAACAATAGTTATAAATTTCTTAAAAAAATGCTTCAACACGAAGGTGCAGAAATTCATGCCACACAAGCTCTTTTCCAAAAACTCTATGATGAAAACAATTTTGGCACTTTACTTAAAAATGACAAAAACGCTTTAAACGGAGAACCAAGAATCCCGCTTATTACACATAAAATTTGGCTCACCAATCCAAATAAACCCTCTGAAATGCCTGACAAATACACTGAATGGTATGAAAACACGATTAAATTTAATAAACCTATCGATGGTTGGAAACATATTCTATGGATCCAAGATAGATCGTTACTCCCAAGAACAGTAGAACTCGCTGAAGAATCAGGCAATATCGAGGTGCGAGAACTTACCAATGATATTCTTGATCAATTACAAAACAAAGAAGTCTTCTTGAAAAGCATAGCTCAAAATAAATTTGCGATGGCCGCAGATACATTACGTGTAGAATTACTTAACATCTATGGTGGTATTTATCTAGATACCGATTATGAAGGCTTCCATAGCTTCAAAGGTCTAAACACATTATATGACTTTTACGGTGCCATTGAACCTATGTCACATGTCATTGGTAACGCCATTCTGGCTGCAAAACCTCACCACCCCGTTGTTGAAAAAATGGTTGAACTTATTGGTCGAAACCTATCACGCGACAGACGGCCAGATTATCTTATTCCAAAGGACCCAAAAACCAAAAAACCACTTTATGACGAAAATGGTGACTTCCTCGATCAAAAACGAGACACCATTTCGATAACAGGACCAGGTATGGCAGTTGCTGCAATTGCTTTAGCTATTGGTCGACCAGGATATAGGGACATTATTTTCCCACCCAATGTTCTTTACCCCATTGAACGCGGCAAAGCTTTGCCAGAAAAATATGTTTTGAAACAATTTGGCGCAGCACCAACACAATCCTTTGGTGTGCATTACTGGGAATCCGTCTGGCTTCAACCAAGCATATCAGGCGCTAAAGGATAA
- a CDS encoding HNH/ENDO VII family nuclease, producing MNTQKILSILSIIFLSILFTENNAYSFSLKLQNLNYSLNPPLPQFQKVVNTEKGVLTEKKQNKTIIKRKFDEFDQKNINHQYKGKENNDNKQILTESQLKKKQKFEGIHDFSDEMESEILNLNLDPNKIYLYNETIKNNYRTKEKKVDLSEKLILIDFDKNRLNRFLNHFLVLYKKKKILNDECLKEKSIFLSALHKITSNRKKIKTLEEILKNNSYELIDLINTDYCEHPSISEETEEEKAERRTQRAEQNRLLAEQAALSAPTTKPLEQEKILWKGFFTYFKDRKNEIDEGSGEKITRSEIEDEFETLVSTHYKKIKSDGNIFYYNPDFIPNTIKDSEDRTNLERINNGIAPIGFDGESMNIHHITRHQPGIYVLISETMHQQKSLHLHFRDKKYYPQPKAIDRNEFNHIKQDLFSKLYKELTKSTIQPAQE from the coding sequence ATGAACACACAAAAGATACTATCTATTTTATCCATTATTTTTTTATCAATATTATTTACAGAAAATAATGCCTATAGTTTTTCACTAAAACTTCAAAACTTAAACTATTCATTAAATCCCCCTCTACCACAATTTCAAAAAGTTGTTAACACAGAAAAAGGTGTTCTTACAGAAAAAAAACAAAACAAAACGATAATAAAACGTAAATTTGATGAATTTGATCAAAAAAATATAAATCATCAATATAAAGGTAAAGAAAATAATGATAATAAACAAATACTTACTGAATCACAATTAAAAAAGAAACAAAAATTCGAAGGAATTCATGATTTTTCAGATGAGATGGAATCCGAAATACTCAATTTAAATTTAGATCCAAATAAAATTTACCTATACAATGAAACAATAAAAAACAACTACAGAACAAAAGAAAAAAAAGTTGATTTATCTGAAAAATTAATTTTAATTGATTTTGATAAAAATAGACTAAATAGATTCTTAAATCATTTTTTAGTTCTTTATAAAAAGAAAAAAATATTAAACGATGAATGCTTAAAAGAAAAATCAATTTTTCTAAGCGCATTACACAAAATAACATCCAATAGAAAAAAAATTAAAACATTAGAAGAAATCTTAAAAAACAACTCATATGAATTAATTGATCTTATTAACACTGATTATTGTGAACATCCCTCTATATCAGAAGAAACAGAGGAAGAAAAAGCTGAACGTCGTACTCAACGTGCAGAACAAAATAGACTATTAGCAGAACAAGCCGCGCTTTCTGCCCCTACAACAAAACCCCTTGAACAAGAAAAAATATTATGGAAAGGTTTTTTTACTTACTTTAAAGATCGAAAAAATGAAATTGATGAAGGCAGTGGTGAAAAAATTACAAGATCTGAAATTGAAGATGAGTTTGAAACATTAGTCTCAACCCATTATAAAAAAATAAAATCAGACGGTAATATTTTTTACTACAATCCAGATTTTATTCCAAATACAATCAAAGATTCTGAAGACAGAACAAATCTAGAAAGAATTAACAATGGCATTGCCCCTATTGGCTTTGATGGTGAATCAATGAATATTCACCATATTACACGTCACCAACCCGGCATATATGTTCTTATTTCAGAAACAATGCATCAACAAAAATCACTGCATCTACATTTCAGAGATAAAAAATATTATCCACAGCCAAAAGCAATCGATAGAAATGAATTCAATCATATTAAGCAGGATTTATTTTCAAAGTTATACAAAGAACTAACCAAGAGTACTATTCAGCCAGCTCAAGAATGA
- a CDS encoding GNAT family N-acetyltransferase: protein MSNLTLTSLSNIKPLKTERLYISPIASDDTDDFYHAVIDSLDNLLPWMVWTKDPFDRDYAQQLVKSAIDLQSKDLALQFCLRYQDQMVGMISLNAIEWNKGLSDIGYWVRSAHQKKGYILESVKALLGLCFNDFNFQSLSIRCAQKNSESQKIPQKLGFKLDFKFPDLISNKKNEISYFYSLHKNDYFSS from the coding sequence ATGTCAAACTTAACCCTCACATCATTGTCAAACATAAAGCCGCTTAAAACCGAAAGGCTTTATATTAGTCCCATTGCATCAGATGACACTGATGATTTTTATCATGCTGTCATTGATTCATTAGACAATCTGTTACCTTGGATGGTTTGGACAAAAGATCCTTTTGATAGAGATTACGCACAACAACTTGTTAAAAGCGCTATTGATTTACAATCTAAAGATCTAGCACTCCAATTTTGTCTAAGATATCAAGACCAAATGGTTGGCATGATAAGTCTTAATGCAATTGAATGGAACAAAGGTTTAAGCGATATTGGCTATTGGGTAAGATCCGCACACCAAAAAAAAGGATATATTTTAGAATCTGTTAAAGCGCTTTTAGGGCTTTGCTTTAATGATTTCAACTTTCAATCATTATCCATTCGTTGTGCACAAAAAAATAGTGAAAGTCAAAAAATTCCTCAAAAATTAGGCTTTAAATTAGATTTTAAATTTCCAGACCTCATTTCTAATAAAAAAAATGAAATAAGTTATTTTTATTCATTACATAAAAACGATTATTTTTCCTCTTGA
- the infA gene encoding translation initiation factor IF-1 has translation MSKEDLIEFAGTVIEILPNAMFRVKLENEHVVLAHTSGKMRKNRIRVLAGDRVTVEVTPYDLSKGRITFRQK, from the coding sequence ATGTCAAAAGAAGATCTAATCGAATTCGCAGGTACTGTTATTGAAATACTTCCAAACGCCATGTTTCGCGTTAAACTTGAAAACGAACATGTTGTTTTAGCCCATACTTCTGGCAAAATGCGCAAAAACCGTATTCGTGTTTTAGCTGGTGATCGTGTCACTGTTGAAGTCACGCCTTATGATTTATCAAAAGGTCGGATCACATTCCGTCAAAAATAA
- a CDS encoding UPF0262 family protein: MVKKKNRTVLELNLGHKAQLKNVLIEREKETAIADFMASHFFCCDDLAPPFILNLNINEHYIVFHVENTEDTIKVNLSLLSFKRILKDYFTICESYYSALSALKPDQLEAIDFGRKSIHDEGADILKTQLNPKIKIDFETSRRLFTIICVCLIGHQWRL; this comes from the coding sequence ATGGTTAAAAAGAAAAATAGAACAGTCCTTGAGCTTAATTTAGGACATAAAGCACAGCTTAAAAACGTTTTGATTGAACGTGAAAAAGAAACGGCCATTGCCGATTTTATGGCTTCTCACTTTTTTTGCTGCGATGATTTAGCCCCTCCCTTCATTTTAAATCTCAATATAAATGAACATTACATCGTTTTTCATGTTGAAAACACTGAAGACACCATCAAAGTGAATCTTTCTTTATTGAGTTTCAAACGCATTTTAAAAGATTATTTTACCATTTGTGAGTCTTATTATTCAGCTTTATCAGCCCTTAAACCAGATCAATTAGAAGCAATCGATTTTGGTCGCAAATCCATACATGATGAAGGTGCAGATATATTAAAAACACAATTAAACCCTAAAATTAAAATTGATTTTGAAACATCACGTCGTTTATTTACAATTATTTGCGTCTGTTTGATCGGTCATCAATGGCGATTATAA
- the rnhA gene encoding ribonuclease HI, which produces MDTETTNLKIYTDGACQGNPGPGGWGAVLLYKDHRKEIKGGEPDTTNNRMELMAAIQALESLKKPSIVQLFSDSQYVKQGITTWIHNWKKNGWRNSQRQPVKNIDLWQRLDKIVAYHKVTFHWVKGHAGDPENERADQLARDGVPQRNERNAVTG; this is translated from the coding sequence ATGGATACAGAAACAACAAACCTTAAAATCTACACTGATGGCGCCTGTCAAGGCAATCCTGGCCCTGGTGGCTGGGGCGCTGTTCTTTTATACAAAGATCATCGCAAAGAAATCAAAGGTGGAGAACCCGACACAACCAATAACCGCATGGAATTAATGGCTGCCATTCAAGCCTTAGAATCACTTAAAAAACCATCAATTGTTCAGCTTTTCAGTGACAGTCAATATGTCAAACAAGGCATAACGACGTGGATACATAATTGGAAAAAAAATGGATGGCGCAACAGCCAAAGACAACCTGTCAAAAACATCGACCTTTGGCAACGACTTGATAAAATTGTAGCCTATCACAAAGTTACGTTTCATTGGGTGAAAGGTCACGCAGGTGACCCTGAAAACGAACGCGCAGATCAATTAGCACGGGACGGTGTACCACAGCGCAATGAAAGAAATGCAGTCACTGGATGA
- a CDS encoding SMI1/KNR4 family protein: MKKVLSFVLMAVIYMQVHATLDQQNVFDSFNAKSRVLKSIDAVTDKLLPTEAECLAVEDIIGEIPSILKQFYLNCGNHVLHGYEMGFVYKGADSSLVKLHEIAKEDDWSIPLTYFPFCRDQDSMYCLDKKNGKVVIFDRFEKQIDEDPKYQWDSFLSWLNSTLG; the protein is encoded by the coding sequence ATGAAAAAAGTTCTTTCTTTCGTATTAATGGCAGTTATATATATGCAGGTTCATGCAACACTCGATCAACAAAATGTATTTGATTCGTTTAATGCTAAAAGTCGTGTTTTGAAATCTATAGATGCTGTAACCGATAAATTATTGCCAACAGAAGCAGAATGTCTTGCTGTTGAAGATATTATTGGTGAAATACCATCAATTTTAAAACAGTTTTATTTAAATTGTGGTAATCATGTTCTTCATGGATATGAAATGGGTTTTGTTTATAAAGGGGCAGATTCATCACTTGTTAAACTTCATGAAATCGCAAAAGAAGATGATTGGTCTATTCCATTAACATATTTTCCTTTTTGTCGCGATCAAGATTCAATGTATTGTTTAGATAAAAAAAATGGCAAAGTTGTGATATTTGATCGATTTGAAAAACAGATTGATGAAGATCCCAAATATCAGTGGGACTCATTCTTGAGCTGGCTGAATAGTACTCTTGGTTAG